A region from the Pseudomonadota bacterium genome encodes:
- the tadA gene encoding Flp pilus assembly complex ATPase component TadA → MNSPKRSLRIGELLVQKGVVSSDQIRIALTEQRKNRDHLGRILVRLGFATEAIILDVLGGALGQQKAQLSQVVVDSEAIRLIPKDMARRFHILPLTFDANNNRLTVAMADTFNVVALDQIAAHLGGAVEIVPLMAGEAEIEKAIDQFYGFELSVDGILREIETGEIDYESLDADSAEYSQPVVRLVNALLSDAVKRGASDIHFEPEEGFLRFRYRIDGVLRQIRSLHKNYWSALAVRLKVMSGMDIAETRAPQDGRITLSLSGRQIDFRVSTFPTVHGENIVLRVLDRQKGIVPIDELGLDDDVLMTLKLMVARPEGLLLVTGPTGSGKTTTLYSLLNHLNTESVNIMTLEDPVEYPMGMIRQTSINEVARLDFASGVRSILRQDPDIILVGEIRDEDTASMAFRAAMTGHQVFSTLHTNSSLGTLPRLLDMGIRPEILAGNIIGIIAQRLIRKLRMDCREAYEPSELECRILGIEPGARGRLLYRVAEEFGHAPHQGYEGRTAIIEVLRFDREIDELIAQSAKLKELTVAARRRGFQSLADVAIKRVLEGLTSLDEVSRVVDLTERLG, encoded by the coding sequence ATGAATTCACCCAAGCGATCGCTGCGCATCGGCGAGCTGCTGGTCCAGAAAGGCGTCGTCAGTTCCGATCAGATCCGCATCGCGCTGACCGAACAGCGCAAGAACCGCGATCACCTGGGCCGCATCCTGGTGCGGCTCGGCTTCGCCACCGAGGCCATCATCCTCGACGTGCTGGGCGGCGCGCTCGGCCAGCAGAAGGCGCAGCTCTCGCAGGTGGTGGTGGACTCGGAAGCCATTCGTCTCATCCCCAAGGACATGGCGCGGCGCTTTCACATCCTGCCGCTGACCTTCGACGCCAACAACAATCGCCTGACGGTGGCGATGGCCGACACTTTCAACGTCGTCGCACTCGACCAGATTGCCGCGCATCTCGGCGGCGCCGTCGAAATCGTGCCCTTGATGGCGGGCGAGGCCGAGATCGAGAAAGCCATCGACCAGTTCTACGGCTTCGAATTGTCGGTCGACGGCATCCTGCGCGAAATCGAAACCGGCGAAATCGACTACGAGAGTCTCGACGCCGACAGCGCCGAGTACAGCCAGCCGGTGGTGCGCCTGGTCAACGCGCTGTTGTCCGACGCGGTGAAACGCGGCGCGTCGGACATCCACTTCGAACCGGAAGAAGGCTTCCTGCGTTTTCGCTATCGCATCGACGGCGTGCTGCGCCAGATCCGCTCCTTGCACAAGAACTACTGGTCGGCGCTGGCGGTGCGTTTGAAGGTGATGTCCGGCATGGACATCGCCGAGACCCGCGCGCCGCAGGACGGCCGCATCACGCTCAGCCTGTCGGGGCGCCAAATAGATTTTCGCGTGTCGACCTTTCCCACCGTGCATGGCGAGAACATCGTGCTGCGCGTGCTGGACCGCCAAAAGGGCATCGTGCCCATCGACGAGCTCGGGCTCGACGACGACGTGCTGATGACCTTGAAGCTCATGGTGGCGCGGCCCGAAGGCCTGCTGCTGGTGACCGGCCCGACCGGCAGCGGCAAGACCACCACGCTCTACAGCCTCTTGAACCACCTCAACACCGAGTCGGTCAACATCATGACCCTGGAAGACCCGGTGGAATACCCGATGGGCATGATTCGCCAGACGTCCATCAACGAAGTCGCGCGGCTCGATTTCGCCAGCGGCGTGCGCTCCATCCTGCGCCAGGACCCGGACATCATCCTGGTCGGCGAAATTCGTGACGAAGACACCGCCTCGATGGCTTTCCGCGCCGCCATGACCGGCCACCAGGTGTTCTCGACCCTGCATACCAATTCGTCGCTGGGCACCTTGCCGCGCCTGCTCGACATGGGCATCCGGCCCGAGATCCTGGCGGGCAACATCATCGGCATCATCGCTCAGCGCCTCATCCGCAAGCTGCGCATGGATTGCCGCGAAGCCTATGAACCGAGCGAACTCGAATGCCGCATCCTCGGCATCGAGCCCGGCGCGCGCGGCCGCCTGCTCTATCGCGTCGCCGAGGAATTCGGTCACGCACCGCACCAGGGTTACGAAGGGCGTACCGCGATCATCGAGGTGCTGCGCTTCGATCGTGAAATCGACGAACTCATTGCGCAGAGCGCCAAGCTCAAGGAACTGACCGTGGCGGCGCGCCGCCGTGGCTTCCAGTCCCTGGCCGACGTCGCCATCAAGCGCGTGCTGGAAGGCCTGACCTCGCTCGATGAAGTGTCGCGCGTGGTCGATCTCACCGAGCGTCTCGGCTGA
- a CDS encoding tetratricopeptide repeat protein — MSLLMDALRRAEADKKAQEERAARAAGDEAPAADNGVVTRISPYSKSQDDTVQIDGRALQAAAATMADFDLRIDDNLDRSVSMTLPESLSLEPLDGPAAADGNDTDFLPMERGPDEDFEAAEYGGNVTFTSRVERREQTATLPNARGLSSDLDDYFDRSQTLSAPKNDQPGEDGTLEEVAAHTVAGAQTVFRAGERPRSGRVLTWVAALAICIVLGIAGLGVYYAGLNPAPHVVPSPAVARDVEKAPSELHVPGAPLGLPLNSDGTLARIDTRPPPEASSKVESAETVQGSAPVAADVAPPPAAAPAEAKPAAADALAARPREPQRPRAPRRAAPATQSHAASEEIASGEVRISRSQRPNRVDVTLAEAYAAFQAGNLDEAAKLYDRARALDPERRDTLLGLGAVALKRGDLPRAYECYATVLKRNPDDPVASAALFNMTEADGEGGAARLRLLLDEHADAAYLHAALGNWYARRQRWPDAQQAYFDAARLEAGNPDYAFNLAVSLDHMGQGAAALEYYRKSLDLRAARSAGFNAEAAQARVAALSAPAGGGAP, encoded by the coding sequence ATGAGCCTGTTGATGGACGCCTTGCGCCGCGCCGAGGCCGACAAGAAGGCGCAGGAGGAACGCGCCGCGCGGGCCGCGGGCGACGAAGCGCCGGCCGCCGACAACGGCGTCGTCACGCGCATCTCGCCCTACAGCAAATCCCAGGACGACACCGTGCAGATCGACGGCCGCGCGCTGCAGGCCGCCGCCGCCACCATGGCCGACTTCGACCTGCGCATCGACGACAATCTCGACCGCAGCGTTTCCATGACCCTGCCCGAGAGCCTGAGCCTCGAACCCTTGGACGGGCCGGCCGCCGCCGATGGCAACGACACCGATTTCCTGCCCATGGAGCGCGGGCCCGATGAAGATTTCGAGGCGGCCGAATACGGTGGCAACGTTACCTTCACCAGCCGCGTCGAGCGTCGCGAACAGACTGCGACCCTGCCCAATGCGCGCGGCCTGTCGAGCGATCTCGATGATTACTTCGACCGCTCCCAGACCTTGTCCGCGCCGAAAAATGACCAGCCGGGCGAGGACGGTACGCTCGAAGAGGTCGCCGCGCATACCGTGGCCGGCGCGCAAACCGTGTTCCGCGCCGGTGAGCGACCGCGCAGCGGGCGCGTGCTGACCTGGGTCGCGGCGCTCGCCATCTGCATCGTGCTCGGTATCGCCGGTCTCGGCGTCTACTACGCCGGCCTGAATCCCGCGCCGCACGTGGTGCCCTCACCGGCGGTGGCACGCGACGTCGAAAAGGCACCCAGCGAACTGCACGTCCCGGGCGCGCCACTTGGTCTGCCGCTCAACAGCGACGGCACCTTGGCGCGCATCGACACCCGCCCGCCGCCAGAGGCGAGCAGCAAGGTGGAGAGCGCGGAGACGGTCCAGGGCAGCGCGCCTGTCGCCGCCGATGTGGCGCCGCCGCCCGCCGCCGCGCCCGCCGAAGCCAAGCCCGCGGCCGCCGATGCGCTTGCCGCCAGGCCGCGTGAACCGCAGCGCCCGCGCGCGCCGCGCCGCGCCGCGCCCGCAACCCAAAGCCACGCGGCGAGCGAAGAGATCGCGAGTGGCGAAGTGCGCATCTCGCGCAGCCAGCGCCCCAATCGCGTCGATGTCACCTTGGCCGAGGCCTATGCCGCGTTCCAGGCCGGCAATCTCGACGAGGCGGCCAAGCTTTACGACCGCGCGCGCGCACTCGATCCGGAGCGCCGCGACACCTTGCTCGGCCTCGGCGCGGTGGCCTTGAAACGCGGCGACCTGCCGCGCGCCTACGAATGCTATGCGACGGTGTTGAAGCGCAATCCCGACGACCCGGTGGCGAGCGCGGCCTTGTTCAACATGACCGAGGCCGACGGTGAAGGCGGTGCGGCGCGTTTGCGCCTGCTGCTCGACGAGCATGCCGACGCTGCCTACCTGCACGCGGCGCTCGGCAACTGGTACGCACGCCGGCAACGCTGGCCCGACGCGCAGCAGGCCTATTTCGACGCCGCCCGACTCGAGGCCGGCAATCCCGACTACGCCTTCAACCTCGCCGTCAGCCTCGATCACATGGGCCAGGGCGCGGCGGCGCTCGAGTATTACCGCAAGAGCCTTGACCTGCGCGCCGCGCGCAGCGCCGGCTTCAATGCCGAGGCCGCGCAGGCGCGCGTCGCCGCGTTGTCGGCGCCGGCGGGTGGCGGCGCGCCATGA
- a CDS encoding secretin N-terminal domain-containing protein, which yields MKFKAIVVTLLALLALLVAGCAEIRPHPPAAPPAGHLNNAPVAPASSIPEVVGQVPYVPTPAATPAPERYTVVVNDVPVRELLFALARDAKLNIDIGGAISGNVTLNAIDQTLPQILERVARQVSLRYEVTQDTIVIAPDDAYLRTYEVGYVNLARDIDTTVNVATRVATTGDSSVEDGGGGGGRSSGGGGENNSSSTRLETRSYNRFWDTLRSNILSILGEANNTSGDTQASDKVIVNAESGLITVRATSRQHKTIEEFIQRVLVNARRQVMIEATIVEVSLSDQYQAGVDWNLLLNNSNSAGFTVDQTMLGKIADGAIDNAISSFTLGYKNPALGDNTVTATVRLLHEFGDTRVLSSPRLMVLNNQTAVLKVVEELVYFTLNVTDKDSTTTSQGRTLVETDVHSVPVGLVMAVTPQVSANSEVTLTVRPTISQKIDDAVDPGPALITELRGSSSNVTNLVPVIRVREMESVLKLVDGQIGVLGGLMQDDIRGGHRDVPGFSRIPVLGDMFFRTEETNKRKTELVVFLRPVVVRDPNINTDLKDYAALLGHTPPPSAAVPAPATP from the coding sequence ATGAAATTCAAAGCGATAGTCGTGACGCTGCTGGCGCTGCTGGCGCTGCTGGTCGCCGGTTGTGCCGAGATTCGTCCGCATCCGCCGGCCGCGCCGCCGGCCGGCCATCTGAACAATGCCCCGGTCGCGCCCGCCAGCAGCATTCCCGAAGTGGTAGGCCAGGTACCTTACGTGCCGACGCCGGCCGCCACGCCCGCGCCCGAGCGCTACACCGTGGTGGTCAACGATGTGCCGGTGCGCGAATTGCTGTTCGCGCTGGCCCGCGACGCCAAGCTCAACATCGATATCGGTGGCGCCATCAGCGGCAATGTCACGCTCAACGCCATCGACCAGACCTTGCCGCAGATCCTCGAGCGCGTCGCGCGCCAGGTGTCGCTGCGCTACGAGGTGACGCAGGACACCATCGTCATCGCCCCCGACGATGCCTACCTGCGCACGTACGAAGTCGGTTACGTCAATCTCGCGCGCGACATCGATACCACGGTCAACGTCGCCACGCGTGTCGCCACCACCGGCGACAGCTCGGTGGAGGACGGTGGCGGCGGTGGCGGTCGCAGCAGTGGTGGTGGCGGCGAGAACAACTCCTCGTCCACGCGTCTCGAGACCCGTTCCTACAACCGCTTCTGGGACACGTTGCGTTCCAACATCCTGTCGATACTCGGTGAAGCCAACAACACCAGCGGCGACACCCAGGCCTCGGACAAGGTCATCGTCAACGCCGAGAGCGGACTCATCACGGTGCGCGCCACCAGTCGCCAGCACAAAACCATCGAAGAATTCATCCAGCGCGTGCTGGTCAACGCGCGGCGCCAGGTCATGATCGAGGCGACCATCGTCGAGGTGTCCCTGAGCGATCAGTACCAGGCGGGTGTCGACTGGAACCTGTTGCTGAACAATTCGAATTCGGCGGGTTTCACCGTCGATCAGACCATGCTCGGCAAGATTGCCGACGGCGCCATCGACAACGCCATTTCGTCATTCACCCTCGGCTACAAGAATCCGGCGCTGGGCGACAACACCGTGACCGCCACCGTGCGCCTGTTGCACGAATTCGGCGATACGCGCGTGCTGTCGAGTCCGCGCCTGATGGTGCTCAACAACCAGACCGCGGTGCTGAAAGTGGTGGAGGAACTGGTCTACTTCACGCTCAATGTCACCGACAAGGATTCCACCACCACCTCCCAGGGCCGCACCCTGGTCGAGACCGATGTGCACTCGGTGCCGGTGGGACTCGTGATGGCGGTCACGCCGCAGGTGTCGGCCAACAGCGAGGTGACGCTCACCGTGCGTCCCACCATCTCGCAGAAGATTGACGATGCCGTCGATCCGGGCCCGGCCTTGATCACCGAGTTGCGTGGCTCGTCGAGCAACGTCACCAATCTCGTGCCGGTGATCCGCGTGCGTGAAATGGAGTCGGTGTTGAAACTGGTCGATGGCCAGATCGGCGTGCTGGGCGGACTCATGCAGGACGACATTCGCGGCGGCCACCGTGACGTGCCGGGCTTTTCCCGCATCCCGGTGCTGGGCGACATGTTCTTTCGCACCGAGGAAACCAACAAGCGCAAGACCGAACTGGTGGTGTTCCTGCGCCCGGTGGTGGTGCGCGACCCGAACATCAACACCGACCTGAAGGACTACGCGGCCCTGCTCGGCCACACGCCGCCGCCCAGCGCCGCGGTGCCCGCGCCGGCGACGCCCTGA
- a CDS encoding AAA family ATPase produces MYERHFGLGKPPFRITPDPEFFFSGGNRGAVLEALIYATARGEGIVKVVGEVGSGKTMLCRMLERELPADCEIVYVANPRLNPDAVLHAIATELGLAAAPEDSKLKVLHALQDYLLARHAAGKRVVMFIEEAQAMPVETLEEIRLLSNLETTQAKLLQIVLFGQPELDDKLALHEIRQLRERITHGFELTPLKREQIRDYLMARLRASGYRGEGLFAPGAIRAIERASLGLLRRINVLADKALLAAYADQASVVDAKHVQRAVADSEFGATSHRSRRPWLAALALALAVVLLWRLALDREFFPRRAAATVAPTADAVGEPKLPASPASPPLATAASAPGGRHAPVADVAPAPRVSPETGLVGLEHLAPAGLPDPDVDALPSPSGGRSAH; encoded by the coding sequence GTGTACGAACGGCATTTCGGGCTCGGCAAGCCACCGTTCCGCATCACGCCCGACCCCGAGTTCTTTTTTTCCGGTGGCAACCGCGGCGCGGTGCTGGAAGCGCTGATCTACGCCACCGCGCGCGGTGAAGGCATCGTCAAGGTGGTGGGCGAGGTCGGCAGCGGCAAGACCATGCTGTGTCGCATGCTCGAGCGCGAGCTGCCGGCCGACTGTGAAATCGTCTACGTCGCCAATCCGCGTCTCAATCCTGACGCCGTGCTGCACGCCATCGCCACCGAACTCGGCCTGGCCGCCGCACCCGAGGATTCCAAGCTCAAGGTGCTGCATGCCCTGCAGGACTACCTGCTGGCGCGCCACGCGGCCGGCAAGCGGGTGGTGATGTTCATCGAGGAAGCGCAGGCCATGCCGGTCGAGACGCTGGAAGAGATCCGCCTGCTCAGCAATCTCGAGACCACCCAGGCCAAGCTGCTGCAGATCGTGCTTTTCGGCCAGCCCGAGCTCGACGACAAGCTCGCGCTGCACGAGATCCGCCAGCTGCGCGAGCGCATCACCCATGGCTTCGAGCTCACGCCGCTCAAGCGCGAGCAGATCCGCGATTACCTCATGGCGCGTCTGCGCGCCAGCGGCTATCGCGGCGAGGGCCTGTTCGCGCCCGGCGCCATTCGCGCCATCGAGCGCGCCTCGCTGGGCCTGTTGCGTCGAATCAACGTGCTGGCCGATAAAGCCTTGCTGGCGGCCTATGCCGACCAGGCGAGCGTGGTGGACGCCAAACACGTCCAGCGCGCGGTGGCCGACAGCGAATTCGGCGCCACATCGCATCGCTCGCGCCGCCCGTGGCTGGCGGCGCTCGCGCTGGCGCTCGCAGTCGTGCTGCTCTGGCGGCTTGCCCTCGACCGGGAATTTTTCCCGCGCCGTGCCGCGGCGACCGTGGCGCCGACGGCCGACGCGGTCGGCGAGCCTAAGCTGCCCGCGTCGCCAGCCTCGCCCCCGTTGGCGACCGCCGCGTCGGCGCCGGGCGGCCGCCATGCACCTGTCGCCGACGTGGCGCCTGCTCCGCGCGTATCGCCCGAGACCGGCTTGGTGGGATTGGAACACCTGGCGCCGGCGGGACTGCCCGACCCCGACGTCGACGCCTTGCCGTCGCCATCGGGCGGCCGCTCGGCGCACTAG
- a CDS encoding sigma-54-dependent Fis family transcriptional regulator: MLLVDDDELIVDALGFVLGDDFDIVSAASRAEARELLRKPGPAPELALVDLGLPPEPHGPDEGFALIGELFAFNPAMKVLVLSGQDERRNIQHALTLGAVDFVPKPCEPALLRARLEHQLLLLDAERLPPSAQVGAGAGELLLGASPVMTTLRALIEQFADTPFPVLVEGESGSGKELVAQALHAASGRRRGPLLTMNCAAFSPDLLEAQLFGHARGAYTGADKARAGFFEEASDGTLFLDEVGEMPLDLQAKFLRVLENGEYYRLGETEARRSNARIVAATNRELRELARSGQFRQDLFHRLRVLTISVPPLRSRGDDWRLLLDAFQRQYAASIKPFTLESAAADLLAAYAFPGNVRELRNIVIRLGARYPGQCVTAAQLRPELELDFDAAPSPRAGAGWAPEQRLRQPGFRLDDELAALERQYIEAALRLGEGNLSKAARLLGVNRTTLYSRLARLSPPAAADD; this comes from the coding sequence CTGCTGCTGGTCGATGACGACGAGCTGATCGTCGATGCGCTGGGCTTCGTGCTCGGCGATGACTTCGACATCGTCAGCGCGGCGAGCCGCGCCGAAGCGCGCGAGCTGCTGCGCAAACCGGGCCCGGCGCCCGAACTCGCGTTGGTGGACCTCGGACTGCCGCCCGAGCCCCACGGGCCGGACGAAGGCTTTGCCCTGATCGGCGAGCTGTTCGCGTTCAACCCGGCCATGAAAGTGCTGGTGCTGTCCGGCCAGGACGAGCGGCGCAACATCCAGCACGCCCTGACCCTGGGCGCGGTGGATTTCGTGCCCAAACCCTGCGAACCGGCGCTGCTGCGCGCGCGCCTCGAGCACCAGCTGCTGCTGCTCGATGCCGAGCGCCTGCCGCCGTCCGCGCAGGTCGGCGCCGGCGCCGGCGAGCTGCTGCTGGGCGCGAGCCCGGTCATGACCACCCTGCGTGCCCTCATCGAGCAATTCGCCGACACGCCGTTCCCGGTGCTGGTGGAAGGCGAGTCCGGCAGCGGCAAGGAACTGGTGGCGCAGGCCCTGCACGCCGCCAGCGGGCGCCGACGCGGGCCCTTGCTGACCATGAACTGCGCGGCCTTCAGTCCTGACCTGCTCGAAGCGCAGCTGTTCGGCCACGCGCGCGGCGCCTATACCGGCGCCGACAAGGCGCGCGCCGGGTTCTTCGAAGAAGCCAGTGACGGCACGCTGTTTCTCGACGAAGTGGGCGAGATGCCGCTCGACCTGCAGGCCAAGTTCCTGCGCGTGCTGGAGAACGGCGAGTACTACCGGCTCGGTGAAACCGAGGCCCGACGCTCCAATGCGCGTATCGTCGCCGCCACCAACCGCGAGCTGCGCGAGCTGGCGCGCAGCGGGCAGTTTCGCCAGGATCTTTTCCATCGCCTGCGCGTGCTGACCATCAGCGTGCCGCCGCTGCGCAGTCGCGGCGACGACTGGCGGCTGCTGCTCGACGCCTTCCAGCGCCAGTACGCGGCCAGCATCAAGCCTTTCACGCTGGAGTCGGCGGCCGCCGACTTGCTGGCCGCCTACGCCTTTCCCGGCAACGTGCGCGAGCTGCGCAATATCGTCATCCGCCTCGGCGCGCGCTATCCCGGCCAGTGCGTGACGGCGGCGCAATTGCGCCCGGAGCTGGAGCTCGATTTCGACGCCGCGCCGTCGCCGCGGGCCGGCGCCGGCTGGGCGCCGGAACAACGTCTGCGCCAGCCCGGTTTCCGCCTCGACGACGAGCTGGCGGCGCTCGAGCGCCAGTACATCGAGGCGGCCTTGCGTCTCGGCGAGGGCAACCTCAGCAAGGCCGCGCGCCTGCTGGGCGTCAATCGCACCACGCTCTACAGCCGCCTGGCGCGCTTATCGCCGCCCGCCGCGGCGGACGACTAG
- the metF gene encoding methylenetetrahydrofolate reductase [NAD(P)H], whose amino-acid sequence MTSSSARSVGLSFEFFPPRTPEGVARLATTRRKLMELAPEFFSVTFGAGGTTRDLTLETVLELREDTGIETAPHLSCIGFGLADIRAVLARYKESGIRHLVALRGDMPSGTSGFGELRHANELVEFIRRETGQHFRIEVAAYPEIHPQAASASADIDNFQRKVAAGANGAITQYFYNSDAYFRFLDEVHKRGVDVPVVPGIMPITNFSNLRRFSEMCGAELPRWMVKHLQEFGDDHGAIADFGIEVVTRLCERLLAGGAPGLHFYTMNQHEAASAICSHLAIRGRGRA is encoded by the coding sequence ATGACCAGCTCCAGCGCGCGTTCCGTAGGCCTGTCCTTTGAATTCTTTCCGCCGCGTACGCCGGAAGGCGTGGCGCGCCTCGCCACCACGCGGCGCAAGCTCATGGAACTCGCCCCTGAATTCTTTTCCGTGACTTTCGGCGCCGGCGGCACGACCCGCGACCTGACCCTGGAGACGGTGCTGGAACTGCGCGAGGACACCGGCATCGAGACCGCGCCGCACCTGTCCTGCATCGGCTTCGGCCTGGCCGACATCCGCGCGGTGCTGGCGCGCTACAAGGAGTCCGGCATTCGTCACCTGGTGGCGCTGCGCGGCGACATGCCGTCCGGCACCAGCGGCTTTGGCGAGTTGCGCCATGCCAACGAGCTGGTCGAGTTCATCCGCCGCGAGACCGGCCAGCATTTCCGCATCGAGGTCGCGGCCTATCCCGAGATCCACCCGCAGGCGGCCAGCGCCAGTGCCGATATCGACAACTTCCAGCGCAAGGTCGCGGCCGGCGCCAACGGCGCCATCACCCAGTATTTCTACAACTCCGACGCCTATTTCCGCTTTCTCGACGAAGTGCACAAGCGCGGCGTCGACGTGCCCGTAGTGCCGGGCATCATGCCGATCACCAATTTTTCCAACTTGAGGCGTTTTTCCGAGATGTGCGGCGCCGAGCTGCCGCGCTGGATGGTCAAGCACCTGCAGGAATTCGGCGACGATCACGGCGCCATCGCCGATTTCGGCATCGAGGTGGTGACGCGCCTGTGCGAGCGGCTGCTGGCAGGCGGCGCGCCGGGCCTGCATTTCTACACCATGAACCAGCACGAAGCGGCGAGCGCCATCTGCAGCCACCTCGCCATCCGCGGACGCGGTCGCGCGTGA
- the tkt gene encoding transketolase, which yields MSARRHLANAIRALSMDAVQAANSGHPGAPMGMADIAEVLWRDFLVHNPANPAWSNRDRFVLSNGHGSMLLYSLLHLAGYDLGIADLKAFRQLHSRTPGHPERGETPGVETTTGPLGQGIANAVGMALAERHLAARFNRPGHDIVDHHTYVFVGDGCLMEGVSHEACSLAGTLGLGKLIVCYDDNGISIDGEVHGWFTDDTAGRFEAYGWQVIRAVDGHDAAAVKAAIEAARADGTRPSLIICKTVIGFGSPNKAGKESCHGAALGADEVAATRVALDWPHAPFEIPQDVYAAWSARETGAAREQAWNDRFKAYAAAHPALAADYQRIMAGRLPDNWLAGADAAVATMAATDKAEASRKSSERALDLFGALVPELVGGSADLTGSNLTFHKASRGLTPASMDGNYVYYGVREFAMGAMMNGLALHGGAIPYGGTFLVFSDYARNAVRMAALMKLRTVYVFTHDSIGLGEDGPTHQPIEHANSLRLIPNLDVWRPCDAAETAVAWRVALERDNGPSALLLSRQNLPQQPRSAQQLADVARGGYVLMDSDKPATAVVIATGSEIGLAREVVATLNAEGHAVRLVSMPCAEAFARQDAAWRDSVLPPGLRKRIAIEAGSTDFWYRHVGLDGAVIGLDSFGASAPAGALFEQFGLTAAHATATARRVLGA from the coding sequence ATTTCAGCGCGGCGTCATCTGGCCAACGCCATCCGCGCCTTGAGCATGGATGCAGTGCAGGCCGCCAATTCCGGCCATCCCGGCGCGCCGATGGGCATGGCCGACATCGCCGAGGTGCTGTGGCGCGACTTCCTGGTGCACAACCCCGCCAACCCGGCGTGGAGCAATCGCGATCGCTTCGTGCTGTCCAATGGCCACGGTTCGATGCTGCTCTACTCCTTGCTGCACCTCGCCGGCTACGACCTCGGCATCGCCGATCTGAAGGCCTTCCGCCAGCTGCATTCGCGCACCCCCGGCCACCCCGAACGCGGCGAAACGCCCGGCGTCGAGACCACCACCGGGCCGCTCGGCCAGGGTATCGCCAACGCCGTCGGCATGGCGCTCGCAGAACGTCACCTGGCGGCGCGCTTCAATCGCCCCGGCCATGACATCGTCGACCATCACACCTACGTGTTCGTCGGCGACGGCTGCCTGATGGAAGGCGTGTCCCATGAAGCCTGCTCGCTGGCCGGCACGCTCGGCCTCGGCAAGCTCATCGTGTGCTACGACGACAACGGCATTTCCATCGACGGCGAAGTGCACGGCTGGTTCACCGACGACACCGCCGGGCGCTTCGAAGCCTATGGCTGGCAGGTGATCCGCGCCGTCGACGGCCACGATGCGGCGGCGGTGAAGGCCGCCATCGAAGCGGCCCGCGCCGACGGCACGCGGCCCAGCCTCATCATCTGCAAGACCGTCATCGGTTTCGGCTCGCCCAACAAGGCCGGCAAGGAAAGCTGCCACGGCGCCGCGCTCGGCGCCGACGAAGTGGCGGCCACCCGCGTCGCGCTCGACTGGCCGCACGCACCGTTCGAGATCCCGCAGGACGTCTACGCAGCGTGGAGCGCGCGCGAGACCGGCGCGGCGCGCGAGCAGGCATGGAACGATCGTTTCAAGGCCTACGCCGCCGCCCATCCGGCGCTGGCCGCCGACTATCAACGCATCATGGCCGGCCGCCTGCCCGACAACTGGCTTGCCGGCGCCGACGCCGCGGTGGCGACCATGGCCGCCACCGACAAGGCCGAAGCCTCGCGCAAATCGTCCGAACGCGCGCTCGATTTATTCGGTGCGCTGGTGCCGGAGCTGGTGGGCGGCTCGGCCGATCTGACCGGTTCCAATCTCACCTTCCACAAGGCCAGCCGCGGCCTCACGCCCGCCAGCATGGACGGCAACTACGTCTATTACGGCGTGCGCGAATTCGCCATGGGCGCGATGATGAACGGCCTCGCGCTGCACGGCGGTGCGATTCCCTACGGCGGCACCTTCCTGGTGTTTTCCGATTACGCGCGCAACGCGGTGCGCATGGCCGCGCTCATGAAGCTGCGCACCGTCTATGTCTTCACCCACGACTCCATCGGTCTTGGTGAAGACGGCCCGACCCATCAGCCCATCGAGCATGCCAACAGCCTGCGCCTCATTCCGAATCTCGACGTGTGGCGCCCGTGCGACGCAGCCGAGACCGCGGTCGCCTGGCGCGTGGCGCTGGAACGCGACAATGGCCCGAGCGCGCTGCTCTTGAGCCGTCAGAACCTGCCGCAGCAGCCGCGCAGCGCCCAGCAGCTGGCCGACGTCGCGCGTGGTGGTTACGTGCTGATGGACAGCGACAAGCCCGCCACCGCGGTGGTCATCGCCACCGGCTCGGAAATCGGCCTCGCCCGCGAAGTGGTGGCCACGCTCAACGCCGAAGGCCATGCCGTGCGCCTGGTATCCATGCCCTGCGCCGAAGCTTTCGCGCGCCAGGATGCCGCCTGGCGCGACAGCGTGTTGCCGCCTGGCCTGCGCAAGCGCATCGCCATCGAAGCCGGCAGCACCGACTTCTGGTATCGCCATGTCGGTCTCGACGGCGCGGTCATCGGACTCGACAGCTTCGGCGCCTCGGCGCCGGCCGGCGCGCTGTTCGAGCAGTTCGGCTTGACCGCGGCCCACGCCACCGCCACCGCGCGCCGCGTACTTGGCGCCTGA